GTGCCATTAAAATGCTGGTTTTGGATGAAGCTGATGAAATGCTTAATAAAGGTAACATTTTTAAGCTCTATGAAACGCCTAACTAGAGGGatgttttttgtaattttacaTCATGTGTTATTGGGTGTGGTTTGCCGTGATCTAAAAAGTTCTAAATAAATCATGTGCCCTGGTATTTACATTTTGTAATTGCTATTTCTTAAAAGAATGAGACTACGCATCTGACAGACCAATGTAGAAATCAGATTTGTTTCTAATATCGCTGATTTGAATACAGTTGAGTTGTAGACAAAAGGGAAAGGCTTTTCTATATGCAGAGAGATTCGTTGTATGATACCCAAAAGTAAAGACAACAAATGGGACTGATGGTGGCGTATGGTGAGGAGCTCGGAAGGGATAGGGCAGTCTTGTCTTATAATGTTGCTCAGTGAGATCAATTGTTCTTGTTTATAGCTAAGCAACATAAAACGGTGTATATTTGGCATTAGAATCTCACATTGTGAGACTGTTTGCAAAACTTGTATCTCAAAGCTTCATACTGAAACATTTAAGAAGCGCAGCCTATTTTTGTCAAACGCTGGTTTGGCTAAACTGAACTTTTACATACTTTTGTGTAGTTTATTTTTAAAACCGGTTTTTCATAAGCTGGATTGCAATGCATGTTTTGTAACACTTTTTAACGCTTTGCTTCTCCTCAACCCTTTGCTTttttggctttttattttttgtattttattaacttACAGATGTGGTTATCTTCTAGGTTTCAAGGAACAGATTTATGATGTATATAGATACCTGCCTCCTGCCACCCAGGTTTGCCTGATCAGCGCTACATTGCCACATGAGATCCTGGAAATGACCAATAAGTTCATGACTGATCCCATACGTATTCTGGTGAAACGGTAAATACTATTTGCTATACAGGCACCTAGCTTTTGTTCCTagttgtgtgttttattttacattatCCTAGGCTGCAGCTGAAGAGGTTATATGGGTTTTAAGAAaggtgcttaaagcagaactaaagttaCACTGCCACAAACTGCGAGCAGCAGGCTGTTTATTCAAAAGACATGTAATGTCTCTTCTGCAGTaaaatacttgcctgctctgtgtttcCCGGGATGTAAACTGAGCTGTACAGCTCTGCTTGCATAACAGTCAATTCCAGTCTGCCAGAATGACTGACTCCTGTGTGGATGCAACTATTGCATCATCCCTCTCCGGCCAATCAAGAGGCCTGAAGACCAGCACTCGGAAGTAGATGCAGGCGAGGAAATGTATGTTTCTCCGCTTTTAATATTAGAGTATTTAAAAGCGGTCAAAACTTTTGTGTTCAGACTTTAACCCCTCActgatgtcttctgggaccagtgtgtctcccagaagatagctggaggaggggccggacatggcataGATTGCTGCGGATACTGCGGCGATCTATGCCTGGAAATAGGAGCAAATTCCCAGataacacaggtatctgctcctcccccctgaaaggtgccaaatgtgacaccgagggGGGATCCAAAAAGAAGTAGTTCAATTtgtgtgtggaactccgctttaggtcTATAATCCCAAAATTATTTTAACCtgtgtagaagaaaaaaaaaggcaaaaaagaatgtggcagttaaagggttaagCCTCCTGTATTTTAtatatgatttattttatatttctgtttttcAGTGATGAGTTGACATTGGAAGGAATTAAGCAGTTTTTCGTAGCAGTGGAGAGAGAAGAATGGAAGTTTGACACTTTGTGTGATTTGTATGATACGCTTACAATCACGCAGGCTGTGATCTTCTGCAATACAAAAAGAAAGGTTTGTGGGTTTTTGTCTTTCATTtttaatgctgcaaaaaaaaagctaGCAAACAGCAGAGCCCATgtgagctctgttttgtgttacaTCCATGTGCTGCTTTGTCTTCTTTCTGAATTGTATTACTTTTGCTCCTTTTTTATGCATCCACTACTAAAACATATCAAACCAAAGCACTGTAAAGTACGGTTCTTTTTTGTACCTGATTTGGCATCTGCTCATGGCAACTTCACAGCCTTCATCCTTCCAGGAGTGCCAAATGCCTCTTCCGCTGTGCCACGTGATTTCTCCCACCTGCTCTTATGTTACtatagggcagggatcctcaaactacgccctccagctgttgcggaactacacatcccatgaggcattgtaaaactctgacattcacagacattactaggcatgatgggaattgtagttcctgaacaactggagggccgtagcttGAAGATATAGGGCATAGTAGTGATGTAGAGGCCAGCAGGAGGAACTACAGTGGGGCATGTAGGAATCTGGCACGCTTTTATAGAGTAGAGATTATTCAGATGGCTTTATGGTGCAGTAGAATGATGAACCTATAAATTGGGCAAAGCATGTGCATAAAACCCCTCTTCCTTTACTGGAACTTTTTGGTtggctttttgtttatttttctttattttttccgcCAACAggctcacttaaaaaaaaaaaaaaaaaatgtatacagtaaagCGGTTGTTTTAAGATAGACTTTtgaccctttttcttttttttttttatgacctttTGTATTTAGGTAGATTGGTTGACAGAGAAAATGAGAGAAGCCAACTTTACAGTGTCTTCAATGCATGGTGACATGCCACAGAAAGAGCGAGAGTCCATTATGAAAGAATTCAGATCGGGTGCAAGGTTTGTATTATAGTATTTAACAATCCCCTCAACATGTTCATAATCCCCCCCACTGTTAAGACTGTTGTAGCACATGGCCAATTTAATGCATGCTTTTAGGCAGGGATAGGCAACCTAAAGCACAGGTACTATGGTGGGCATACAATGTAATTTTCAGTGGCACCAGGAGATCATGGTATGGCTTGCAAATGGGCTCGGCCTTGCCCAAGGAAGGACCAGAGGATCCTCCATTCAGCCCTCTGTTCCTTACAAATGTATTTACAAACCCTGGTGTGCCCCCGTAGGCCACCTATCTCAAGCCTCTTCTGACCCTGTGGCCCACTCCCACCATACCTTAATGTTTTCGAGAAAGGCTTGCTAATGGCAAGGTGCCAGCCCTCCTCCCAGTATTGGCAAAGACTTACCTGCTGCAGCAGATGACATTACGTTATGCTGCCCGCCTACCCTCCTCTTTCTCCTAATGGAACTGCCAGCTGCAGCAAGTATGAATGTGAAACCTCTGCTTTTGTGACGGTCCATGGAATTGGCTGATGTAGATTTATAGTGCATTCACTGGCATATTGGTTGTCTAATGCTTGTTGATTCACATCTAGCGATAGGGATTGTGGGTGGAATGCTGGCAACACGCATGTTTGTGTGCCATATTAATTTTGAATGGCCCAAAAACGAGGTGCGGTTTTGCTGTGGTGCTTCTTTTGGGCAACCAACTTCACGCGATGCGGTTTGTTGTAATTGCCGCACTGCGCTTTGatgccattaaaaatgaatggcacaAAGTGCTCTGTGTTTTGCCAGCATTGCAGTGCAATTTGGAATCTTGACGATTCCAACGCTAGATGTGACCGGGTCCTTGGGGTCTCATTTTATAATGAAATATTTGTTACCTATATAGTGCTGTCTATTTTACGAAGAGCTTTACACTgatctcaaggagcttacaatctaaggtccctaactctcaCTCACTCATTCATACATACACCAACTTAGACGGGATCCAATTaccctaccagcatgttttttggagtgtggcaggaaACCCGCACAGGGAGAAAATGCAGGCAGGTTGTGCTGTCGTTGGGATTCAAACCGAtggccctagtgctgctaggtggaTGGATTAACCACTGTGCTATTTGCTCTGCATTATGCACTGCTGTGTTAGGTGCACTGGACTGCCTTCCTTAATAAAAATCAGGCTGGGGTGTATAGCCAGTAAAGCCCCCACAAAGTGCTGTATTCAGTGGGGCATAGAGAGCTCTGATTGCTGTCTGCACAGATTTCTGACGTTTAGCAGCTAAATTTGCATGCAATTCTTCATTAGCTGTACGTTTTTATCATTTAAAGTAGTAATTTGCCTCCATTCATGTAATTTTGCTTTGAGATGATGTATTCTTTGGAAaactgactttttattttatttttcagtcgAGTTCTTATTTCCACTGATGTGTGGGCCAGAGGACTGGATGTGCCACAAGTTTCCCTAATCATTAACTATGACCTCCCCAATAACAGAGAATTGTATATCCACAGGTGGGTTCTTGTGTAATTGCATTTCATTTGACTTGATCCAACGTTGAACAGGTTTGaacaagttgtgttttttttatcatcttaATACAGGATTGGTCGTTCAGGACGTTATGGTAGAAAAGGTGTGGCCATTAACTTTGTAAAGAATGATGATATTCGTATTCTGAGAGATATTGAACAGTACTACTCTACGCAGATTGATGAAATGCCCATGAATGGTATGTACAATACAGGATccttaatatttatattattattataggtaATGTGAGTGCATCAGTTAGGGGGAGGGAGGGCACTGACAGCTGGGTGATCTCCTAGGGTAACCAGTACGCTCTTTCTTGCAGTCCTCTCAGCTGATTGGGACTGCTTGTTCTGGCACGGGTCCTGTTAGTTCAGCAGGTCGTATGTCTTCTAAATGGCAGAGAGGGGACAGGGCTCACAGATGCCCCTGGTGCAGTTCCCCCTGGGGGTCTAGGGGTCTCCTGCAGTTTTTAAACACTTTCCCTTGTCGGGTATTTAAACTACTTTCAGGACAACGGATTATGTACAAAGTAAAAATGTCTGTTTTACCGGAATAGAGCG
The sequence above is drawn from the Rana temporaria chromosome 4, aRanTem1.1, whole genome shotgun sequence genome and encodes:
- the EIF4A3 gene encoding eukaryotic initiation factor 4A-III gives rise to the protein MASAAVAVGVTSGSSRKRLMRDEDMTKVEFETSEEVDVTPTFDTMGLREDLLRGIYAYGFEKPSAIQQRAIKQIIKGRDVIAQSQSGTGKTATFCVSVLQCLDIQVRETQALILAPTRELAGQIQKVLLALGDYMNVQCHSCIGGTNVGEDIRKLDYGQHVVAGTPGRVFDMIRRRSLRTRAIKMLVLDEADEMLNKGFKEQIYDVYRYLPPATQVCLISATLPHEILEMTNKFMTDPIRILVKRDELTLEGIKQFFVAVEREEWKFDTLCDLYDTLTITQAVIFCNTKRKVDWLTEKMREANFTVSSMHGDMPQKERESIMKEFRSGASRVLISTDVWARGLDVPQVSLIINYDLPNNRELYIHRIGRSGRYGRKGVAINFVKNDDIRILRDIEQYYSTQIDEMPMNVADLI